The proteins below come from a single Argentina anserina chromosome 1, drPotAnse1.1, whole genome shotgun sequence genomic window:
- the LOC126783215 gene encoding filament-like plant protein 7 isoform X2, whose protein sequence is MDKAWLWKKKSTEKLPIVADKVNDLSKGNEEEMEAILNEKAELEKDIKALSDKLASALSDCKNKDEIVKKHANMAQEAVHGWEKVEAEAGFLKQELDKSLQLRDSAEERIAQLDGALKECMQQLRYVRDDQEQRVHDAVMKTTREFEKSQMVLEEKLAETSGRLCKIGAENSHLNKALSVKEKLTEDLRKQLSQMEADVNALMARLESTEKYNASLTYEVRVLEKELEIRNEEREFNCRTADAAHKQHLEGAKKVAKLELECQRLRVLVRKRLPGPAALAKMKNEVEMLGTDSVDMRMRSLSPNGFWYESTADKFHEVPTKKINFLTEQLCAMEEENAILKEALNKKMNELQFSKNMYNRAASKLSQVETVVGESPRGTHMPHELSVASMSDIGSDDKASCAESWASTLITELEHFKNEKQKDWPTCKTVGASDINLMDDFAEMEKLAVVTADKVSVGSYASSPANTVAGHLENQYSLELGGSDIVPVSDSESGFSLSNRESSRVADAKAPHWLQDIVKLVLEHSRVAGRSPKQIQEDIRIALATTTNPSSAKSSISWKYSNECAVTGSPNGASGEQLQPDLRKSICKIIELIEGISVPSSDYNTDARHKNSETQAGYMVRVFQWKTSELGSLLQQFIHACYNLLNGKDGLDKFAEELTTALDWILNHCFSLQDVSSMKDAIKKQFDWDDTRSESEAEVGMAISSNGCSTQLEELQSNMVQEIRKLKDELVNTESGKRELEGRLQSASDKSEFLINQLKESEKIVGGLQEELLSLRESKSMIEDQLKTQEAMNEDLSTQLTVARVELSEAQQKLSSLEDELENKYKCCEELEASCVDLQLQLKSMKKKSPDSDHNQEERQDQTEWEITAASEKLAECQETILNLGKQLKAMAAPREAALFDKVITDPADVSTTTVIATDPTSNKTMSRRSSLLDRMLAEDDTTTKEFTPPKTKQVDDNSTSIFGPKTVVEPLENILNLNVKYQDENAATGSLAMVPSKKRSVSLWRKLLWRKKKSSSKKAPLPIAS, encoded by the exons ATGGATAAGGCGTGGCTATggaagaagaaatctacagAGAAGCTGCCTATTGTTGCTGACAAAGTCAATGATTTGTCGAAAGGGAATGAAGAAGAG ATGGAGGCAATTTTGAATGAGAAGGCAGAGCTAGAGAAAGATATAAAAGCTTTAAGTGATAAGTTAGCTTCAGCTCTCTCAGATTGTAAGAATAAAGATGAAATTGTGAAGAAACATGCCAACATGGCACAGGAAGCTGTTCATG GCTGGGAGAAGGTAGAAGCAGAAGCTGGGTTCCTAAAGCAAGAATTGGATAAATCATTGCAACTCAGAGACTCTGCTGAAGAAAGAATAGCTCAATTGGATGGAGCCCTCAAGGAGTGCATGCAACAGCTACGATATGTTCGAGACGATCAAGAGCAAAGGGTCCATGATGCTGTGATGAAGACAACAAGGGAATTCGAGAAATCCCAGATGGTGTTGGAAGAGAAGCTAGCAGAGACCAGTGGAAGGCTTTGTAAAATAGGTGCTGAAAACTCCCATCTTAATAAGGCTCTTTCAGTGAAGGAAAAGTTGACTGAAGATTTAAGGAAACAATTGAGTCAGATGGAAGCAGATGTGAATGCACTTATGGCCAGATTAGAGTCCACAGAGAAATATAATGCTTCTTTAACATATGAGGTTCGAGTTCTTGAGAAAGAACTTGAGATCAGGAATGAGGAAAGAGAATTCAATTGTCGGACTGCTGATGCAGCACACAAGCAACACCTCGAGGGTGCAAAAAAAGTTGCTAAATTAGAATTAGAATGTCAGAGGTTGCGTGTCCTGGTCAGGAAGCGGTTGCCAGGTCCTGCTGCCTTGgctaaaatgaaaaatgaagtTGAAATGCTTGGAACGGATTCTGTTGACATGAGGATGAGAAGTTTGAGCCCAAATGGTTTCTGGTATGAATCTACTGCCGACAAGTTTCATGAGGTTCCCACCAAAAAGATCAATTTTCTAACTGAGCAGTTATGTGCtatggaagaagaaaatgCGATTCTCAAGGAAGCACTCAATAAGAAGATGAATGAGTTACAGTTTTCCAAAAATATGTATAACCGTGCAGCCTCCAAATTATCACAAGTTGAAACAGTGGTTGGAGAATCCCCAAGAGGCACTCATATGCCACATGAACTCTCTGTAGCATCTATGTCTGATATCGGTAGCGATGATAAGGCTAGTTGTGCAGAATCATGGGCTTCTACTTTGATTACAGAACTGGAGCattttaaaaatgaaaagcAGAAAGACTGGCCGACGTGCAAAACTGTCGGAGCTTCAGACATAAATCTAATGGATGACTTCGCTGAAATGGAAAAACTAGCAGTGGTCACTGCTGATAAAGTGAGTGTTGGTTCGTATGCTTCCTCACCAGCTAATACAGTTGCTGGCCATTTGGAAAATCAGTATTCCTTGGAATTAGGGGGTAGTGATATAGTTCCTGTATCTGACAGTGAGTCAGGCTTCAGTTTGTCAAACAGGGAGTCCAGCCGTGTTGCTGATGCCAAAGCTCCTCATTGGCTCCAGGATATAGTGAAATTGGTGTTAGAGCACAGTCGTGTTGCAGGAAGAAGCCCTAAACAAATACAGGAGGATATAAGAATAGCTTTGGCCACCACAACTAATCCTTCTTCTGCTAAAAGCTCCATCTCATGGAAATACTCAAATGAGTGTGCAGTAACTGGTTCACCCAATGGAGCAAGTGGTGAGCAGTTACAACCGGATCTTAGGAAATCAATATGCAAAATAATTGAGCTTATTGAAGGAATCAGTGTGCCATCTTCAGATTATAACACAGACGCCAGACACAAGAATTCAGAAACACAGGCAGGCTACATGGTACGTGTTTTCCAATGGAAAACTTCTGAACTTGGCAGTCTTCTACAGCAATTTATTCATGCTTGTTATAATCTGTTAAATGGAAAGGATGGTCTTGATAAATTTGCTGAAGAACTAACTACGGCGCTGGACTGGATTTTGAACCACTGCTTTTCACTTCAAGATGTTTCAAGCATGAAGGATGCAATTAAGAAGCAATTTGATTGGGATGACACAAGAAGTGAAAGCGAAGCAGAAGTTGGAATGGCTATTTCTTCAAATGGCTGTAGCACTCAATTAGAAGAGCTGCAGTCCAATATGGTCCAAGAAATCAGAAAGTTAAAGGATGAACTTGTGAATACAGAATCTGGCAAAAGGGAGTTGGAAGGCAGACTTCAGTCAGCCAGTGATAAGAGTGAATTCCTGATCAATCAGCTTAAGGAATCTGAGAAAATTGTTGGAGGCTTGCAAGAAGAGTTACTAAgcttaagagagtcaaagagtatGATTGAAGATCAACTCAAAACTCAAGAGGCAATGAACGAAGATCTTAGCACGCAGCTCACAGTGGCTAGAGTTGAATTGAGTGAAGCTCAACAGAAGTTATCATCTCTAGAAGACGAGCTTGAAAACAAATACAAGTGCTGTGAAGAATTGGAAGCTTCATGTGTAGACTTACAGCTTCAGCTCAAAAG TATGAAGAAGAAAAGCCCCGACTCCGATCATAATCAGGAGGAAAGGCAAGACCAAACT GAATGGGAGATAACAGCTGCTTCAGAAAAGTTGGCAGAATGCCAAGAGACTATACTTAACCTCGGGAAGCAGTTGAAGGCAATGGCTGCACCAAGAGAAGCAGCCTTATTTGACAAGGTCATCACTGATCCTGCTGATGTAAGTACCACAACAGTCATAGCCACAGACCCTACCTCAAACAAGACCATGAGCCGCCGATCGTCTCTACTTGATCGAATGCTAGCAGAAGATGACACTACTACCAAAGAATTTACACCTCCAAAGACGAAACAAGTTGACGATAATTCCACTTCCATATTTGGTCCCAAGACGGTAGTAGAGCCCCTTGAGAACATCctcaatctcaatgttaaataCCAGGATGAGAATGCTGCTACTGGATCATTGGCCATGGTGCCAAGCAAGAAAAGAAGTGTGAGCTTATGGAGAAAGCTACTctggagaaagaagaaaagtagCAGCAAGAAAGCACCCCTTCCGATTGCCTCGTGA
- the LOC126783215 gene encoding filament-like plant protein 7 isoform X1 codes for MDKAWLWKKKSTEKLPIVADKVNDLSKGNEEEMEAILNEKAELEKDIKALSDKLASALSDCKNKDEIVKKHANMAQEAVHGWEKVEAEAGFLKQELDKSLQLRDSAEERIAQLDGALKECMQQLRYVRDDQEQRVHDAVMKTTREFEKSQMVLEEKLAETSGRLCKIGAENSHLNKALSVKEKLTEDLRKQLSQMEADVNALMARLESTEKYNASLTYEVRVLEKELEIRNEEREFNCRTADAAHKQHLEGAKKVAKLELECQRLRVLVRKRLPGPAALAKMKNEVEMLGTDSVDMRMRSLSPNGFWYESTADKFHEVPTKKINFLTEQLCAMEEENAILKEALNKKMNELQFSKNMYNRAASKLSQVETVVGESPRGTHMPHELSVASMSDIGSDDKASCAESWASTLITELEHFKNEKQKDWPTCKTVGASDINLMDDFAEMEKLAVVTADKVSVGSYASSPANTVAGHLENQYSLELGGSDIVPVSDSESGFSLSNRESSRVADAKAPHWLQDIVKLVLEHSRVAGRSPKQIQEDIRIALATTTNPSSAKSSISWKYSNECAVTGSPNGASGEQLQPDLRKSICKIIELIEGISVPSSDYNTDARHKNSETQAGYMVRVFQWKTSELGSLLQQFIHACYNLLNGKDGLDKFAEELTTALDWILNHCFSLQDVSSMKDAIKKQFDWDDTRSESEAEVGMAISSNGCSTQLEELQSNMVQEIRKLKDELVNTESGKRELEGRLQSASDKSEFLINQLKESEKIVGGLQEELLSLRESKSMIEDQLKTQEAMNEDLSTQLTVARVELSEAQQKLSSLEDELENKYKCCEELEASCVDLQLQLKSSMKKKSPDSDHNQEERQDQTEWEITAASEKLAECQETILNLGKQLKAMAAPREAALFDKVITDPADVSTTTVIATDPTSNKTMSRRSSLLDRMLAEDDTTTKEFTPPKTKQVDDNSTSIFGPKTVVEPLENILNLNVKYQDENAATGSLAMVPSKKRSVSLWRKLLWRKKKSSSKKAPLPIAS; via the exons ATGGATAAGGCGTGGCTATggaagaagaaatctacagAGAAGCTGCCTATTGTTGCTGACAAAGTCAATGATTTGTCGAAAGGGAATGAAGAAGAG ATGGAGGCAATTTTGAATGAGAAGGCAGAGCTAGAGAAAGATATAAAAGCTTTAAGTGATAAGTTAGCTTCAGCTCTCTCAGATTGTAAGAATAAAGATGAAATTGTGAAGAAACATGCCAACATGGCACAGGAAGCTGTTCATG GCTGGGAGAAGGTAGAAGCAGAAGCTGGGTTCCTAAAGCAAGAATTGGATAAATCATTGCAACTCAGAGACTCTGCTGAAGAAAGAATAGCTCAATTGGATGGAGCCCTCAAGGAGTGCATGCAACAGCTACGATATGTTCGAGACGATCAAGAGCAAAGGGTCCATGATGCTGTGATGAAGACAACAAGGGAATTCGAGAAATCCCAGATGGTGTTGGAAGAGAAGCTAGCAGAGACCAGTGGAAGGCTTTGTAAAATAGGTGCTGAAAACTCCCATCTTAATAAGGCTCTTTCAGTGAAGGAAAAGTTGACTGAAGATTTAAGGAAACAATTGAGTCAGATGGAAGCAGATGTGAATGCACTTATGGCCAGATTAGAGTCCACAGAGAAATATAATGCTTCTTTAACATATGAGGTTCGAGTTCTTGAGAAAGAACTTGAGATCAGGAATGAGGAAAGAGAATTCAATTGTCGGACTGCTGATGCAGCACACAAGCAACACCTCGAGGGTGCAAAAAAAGTTGCTAAATTAGAATTAGAATGTCAGAGGTTGCGTGTCCTGGTCAGGAAGCGGTTGCCAGGTCCTGCTGCCTTGgctaaaatgaaaaatgaagtTGAAATGCTTGGAACGGATTCTGTTGACATGAGGATGAGAAGTTTGAGCCCAAATGGTTTCTGGTATGAATCTACTGCCGACAAGTTTCATGAGGTTCCCACCAAAAAGATCAATTTTCTAACTGAGCAGTTATGTGCtatggaagaagaaaatgCGATTCTCAAGGAAGCACTCAATAAGAAGATGAATGAGTTACAGTTTTCCAAAAATATGTATAACCGTGCAGCCTCCAAATTATCACAAGTTGAAACAGTGGTTGGAGAATCCCCAAGAGGCACTCATATGCCACATGAACTCTCTGTAGCATCTATGTCTGATATCGGTAGCGATGATAAGGCTAGTTGTGCAGAATCATGGGCTTCTACTTTGATTACAGAACTGGAGCattttaaaaatgaaaagcAGAAAGACTGGCCGACGTGCAAAACTGTCGGAGCTTCAGACATAAATCTAATGGATGACTTCGCTGAAATGGAAAAACTAGCAGTGGTCACTGCTGATAAAGTGAGTGTTGGTTCGTATGCTTCCTCACCAGCTAATACAGTTGCTGGCCATTTGGAAAATCAGTATTCCTTGGAATTAGGGGGTAGTGATATAGTTCCTGTATCTGACAGTGAGTCAGGCTTCAGTTTGTCAAACAGGGAGTCCAGCCGTGTTGCTGATGCCAAAGCTCCTCATTGGCTCCAGGATATAGTGAAATTGGTGTTAGAGCACAGTCGTGTTGCAGGAAGAAGCCCTAAACAAATACAGGAGGATATAAGAATAGCTTTGGCCACCACAACTAATCCTTCTTCTGCTAAAAGCTCCATCTCATGGAAATACTCAAATGAGTGTGCAGTAACTGGTTCACCCAATGGAGCAAGTGGTGAGCAGTTACAACCGGATCTTAGGAAATCAATATGCAAAATAATTGAGCTTATTGAAGGAATCAGTGTGCCATCTTCAGATTATAACACAGACGCCAGACACAAGAATTCAGAAACACAGGCAGGCTACATGGTACGTGTTTTCCAATGGAAAACTTCTGAACTTGGCAGTCTTCTACAGCAATTTATTCATGCTTGTTATAATCTGTTAAATGGAAAGGATGGTCTTGATAAATTTGCTGAAGAACTAACTACGGCGCTGGACTGGATTTTGAACCACTGCTTTTCACTTCAAGATGTTTCAAGCATGAAGGATGCAATTAAGAAGCAATTTGATTGGGATGACACAAGAAGTGAAAGCGAAGCAGAAGTTGGAATGGCTATTTCTTCAAATGGCTGTAGCACTCAATTAGAAGAGCTGCAGTCCAATATGGTCCAAGAAATCAGAAAGTTAAAGGATGAACTTGTGAATACAGAATCTGGCAAAAGGGAGTTGGAAGGCAGACTTCAGTCAGCCAGTGATAAGAGTGAATTCCTGATCAATCAGCTTAAGGAATCTGAGAAAATTGTTGGAGGCTTGCAAGAAGAGTTACTAAgcttaagagagtcaaagagtatGATTGAAGATCAACTCAAAACTCAAGAGGCAATGAACGAAGATCTTAGCACGCAGCTCACAGTGGCTAGAGTTGAATTGAGTGAAGCTCAACAGAAGTTATCATCTCTAGAAGACGAGCTTGAAAACAAATACAAGTGCTGTGAAGAATTGGAAGCTTCATGTGTAGACTTACAGCTTCAGCTCAAAAG CAGTATGAAGAAGAAAAGCCCCGACTCCGATCATAATCAGGAGGAAAGGCAAGACCAAACT GAATGGGAGATAACAGCTGCTTCAGAAAAGTTGGCAGAATGCCAAGAGACTATACTTAACCTCGGGAAGCAGTTGAAGGCAATGGCTGCACCAAGAGAAGCAGCCTTATTTGACAAGGTCATCACTGATCCTGCTGATGTAAGTACCACAACAGTCATAGCCACAGACCCTACCTCAAACAAGACCATGAGCCGCCGATCGTCTCTACTTGATCGAATGCTAGCAGAAGATGACACTACTACCAAAGAATTTACACCTCCAAAGACGAAACAAGTTGACGATAATTCCACTTCCATATTTGGTCCCAAGACGGTAGTAGAGCCCCTTGAGAACATCctcaatctcaatgttaaataCCAGGATGAGAATGCTGCTACTGGATCATTGGCCATGGTGCCAAGCAAGAAAAGAAGTGTGAGCTTATGGAGAAAGCTACTctggagaaagaagaaaagtagCAGCAAGAAAGCACCCCTTCCGATTGCCTCGTGA